GCAATCATCACTGATGTCGAAGCGACGCTTTCTCAATCTAATGATAGAACAACACCGAATTCCAACAAAGACGATTCTTTCGAAAACGACCGAATCTCGCGGGAAGAACTCCAAGCACGAGCAACAGAGATGGCAGCGTTCACGCCGAGCTACATATTTTTCACAGTTGTGAGTGCTATCGTAGCAAGTGCAGGATTGCTTACCGACAGCGCTGCTGTTGTCGTGGGGAGTATGGTCATTGCACCGCTTCTCGGGCCAGCAGTTGGAGCGAGTGTCGGGAGTATTGTCAATGACGACGATCTGTTCCGAGAGAGTGTACAATCTCAACTACTCGGTCTCGGGCTTGCTGTGATCAGTGGGACCATTTTCGCGTACGCGGTCAAGCTCACAGTGATGCCGAATGTGGACATACGTTCGCTATCTGAAGTTGCCTCCCGCATCAATCCCGGAGCATTATCTTTGGTCATTGCACTCGGGTCTGGTGCTGCCGGGGCGTTCTCGCTCAGCACTGGTGCTAGTACGCCGTTGGTCGGTGTCATGATTGCGGCGGCCTTAATCCCGCCTGCTGCCGCACTCGGGCTTGGTATCGCCTACTGGCAGCCCGTCTTAATCGTCAGCGTCACTATTCTGTTACTCGTAAACGTTCTCTCGATCAATTTCGCTAGCCTCGGTATTCTTTGGATGCGGGGATACCGACCGAGTCACTGGTTCGAGGAACGGATAGCCAAAAAAGCGACAGTAAAGCGACTCGGAGTGTTACTCATCGGCATTCTCATTCTGTCTTCGTTCCTCATTGCAACGACAGTCGATATGAATCGGAATGCCGAGTTCGAGAGTACTGTCGAAGGGATTGCTGCCGAAAGCGACGCTCGGATCCTTTCGATCTCGATTTCATACGAAACTCAGTTGTTTTCCAGACAACCAGACGTCGTTACAATTCACGCAGCGACGGAGTCCGATCAGATAGCCGATCAACTCTCCGATCGTATTAGTGCCGAAACGTCGTCTGATGTCTCTGTTGTCGTCATTAGAGAATCCGTAGAATTCTCCTAAACGCCTCTGTCTCTAAAATGGGAATAGCTCTGTTGATTCTCATCCAATGGACTACTCGCTAAGCAGGCCGTGACAGGAACTAGTTGTGATCTTTCATTCAGAACGTGATATCGAGGTCGAATTTTACATATTATTTAGATAGTTATATTTATACCTTCGATATTAATTTACTGATAGAATGGGTTTGGATCGATACTCTCCACGGGACATCGATCAGAGAAAACAATGACTGACACAATGACGAAGTCGAGCGGTCAGCGCCAGTACGATCACCAAACATCATCCGAATTTATCGACAGAGAATCCATAGAATGTCCGGAATGT
The nucleotide sequence above comes from Halocatena marina. Encoded proteins:
- a CDS encoding TIGR00341 family protein, coding for MRLVQLTIPQDKRAVVIDTLEQRNLEFTLVAETSGRGEQLVVSVPVETGNVEEFLDILDEIGISRNGYAIITDVEATLSQSNDRTTPNSNKDDSFENDRISREELQARATEMAAFTPSYIFFTVVSAIVASAGLLTDSAAVVVGSMVIAPLLGPAVGASVGSIVNDDDLFRESVQSQLLGLGLAVISGTIFAYAVKLTVMPNVDIRSLSEVASRINPGALSLVIALGSGAAGAFSLSTGASTPLVGVMIAAALIPPAAALGLGIAYWQPVLIVSVTILLLVNVLSINFASLGILWMRGYRPSHWFEERIAKKATVKRLGVLLIGILILSSFLIATTVDMNRNAEFESTVEGIAAESDARILSISISYETQLFSRQPDVVTIHAATESDQIADQLSDRISAETSSDVSVVVIRESVEFS